Proteins encoded by one window of Arachis hypogaea cultivar Tifrunner chromosome 1, arahy.Tifrunner.gnm2.J5K5, whole genome shotgun sequence:
- the LOC112703486 gene encoding COBRA-like protein 7, whose product MASHYFLSCFISSVAVLSIILIQTTPFSAAQSASCNGILVSYAYTGGTRLPPNVSDAAKQPYRFESTLTVLNNGLDDLKSWKVFVKFQHNEFLVSASGAVLADGTTLPAAVGNGTIFAGYPMTDLKTAVETAGDLTQMQVQIDLVGTVFGVAPPTVPLPSSVNLANDGFICKKPTGQGKNVSNVCCTKDPKFKTNITIDDEFLPRQDGDLSIMYDVIRTYDSNYWAEVTIANHNPLGRLDNWKLSWDWMNDEFIYSMKGAYPYVVDASDCVFGKQGTFYKELDFANVLNCERRPTIIDLPPTKFNDTDLGKIPFCCRNGTILPPSMDPSKSVSKFQMQVFKMPPALNRSQLSPPQNWKINGTLNPTYKCGPPVRVSPSENPDPSGLPSNKTVMASWQVVCNITKPKGATSKCCVSFSAYYNDSVIPCKTCACGCPSNTARTCSTTAQAMFLPPEALLVPFDNRTAKAVAWADLKHLPVPKPMPCSDNCGVSINWHVYTDYTKGWSARVTLFNWGDTNFADWFAAVQMDKAAAGFEKMYSFNATTLDGVNNNTILMQGLPGLNYLVAEADGANPLNDPRVPGKQQSVISFTKKTTPGIDVAHRDGFPTKVFFNGEECSLPSVYPTSSGFREVLSWKSSIVLSLLLVILMR is encoded by the exons ATGGCATCGCACTACTTCCTTAGCTGCTTTATCAGCAGCGTCGCCGTTCTATCCATCATATTGATTCAAACGACGCCGTTTTCTGCGGCCCAGTCAGCATCCTGTAACGGCATACTCGTCTCCTACGCCTACACCGGCGGGACGCGCCTCCCGCCCAATGTCTCCGATGCGGCCAAGCAACCGTACCGGTTCGAGTCCACGCTCACTGTTCTCAACAACGGCCTCGACGACCTCAAGTCATGGAAGGTCTTCGTCAAGTTCCAGCACAATGAGTTCCTCGTCTCTGCCTCCGGCGCCGTCCTCGCCGACGGCACCACTCTCCCCGCCGCTGTCGGTAACGGCACCATCTTCGCTGGATATCCTATGACTGACCTCAAGACTGCGGTGGAAACCGCCGGCGACTTGACGCAGATGCAGGTCCAGATCGATCTCGTTGGCACTGTTTTTGGAGTGGCGCCGCCCACTGTTCCTCTTCCTTCCTCCGTCAATCTCGCCAACGACGGATTCATCTGTAAGAAGCCAACTGGTCAAG GAAAGAATGTGAGTAATGTGTGTTGCACAAAGGATCCGAAGTTCAAAACGAACATAACCATAGATGATGAGTTCCTTCCCCGTCAAGATGGTGATCTATCAATCATGTATGATGTGATTAGAACTTATGATTCCAATTACTGGGCTGAGGTTACCATTGCAAACCATAACCCTCTCGGTCGTCTTGACAATTGGAAATTGAGCTGGGATTGGATGAATGATGAGTTCATATACTCAATGAAAGGGGCTTATCCTTATGTTGTGGATGCTTCTGATTGTGTCTTTGGTAAGCAAGGGACATTCTACAAGGAGCTTGACTTTGCCAATGTCTTGAATTGTGAGAGAAGGCCAACCATCATTGATCTTCCTCCCACCAAGTTCAACGATACGGATCTTGGTAAGATCCCTTTTTGCTGCAGGAATGGTACTATATTGCCGCCCTCGATGGACCCCAGCAAATCCGTTTCGAAATTTCAGATGCAGGTTTTCAAGATGCCGCCCGCTCTCAATCGCTCTCAGCTTTCCCCACCACAGAACTGGAAGATAAATGGCACCCTCAACCCAACTTACAAGTGTGGCCCTCCCGTGAGAGTGAGTCCTAGTGAAAATCCGGATCCATCTGGCTTGCCGTCGAACAAGACAGTGATGGCAAGTTGGCAGGTTGTGTGCAACATAACGAAGCCCAAGGGAGCAACCAGCAAATGCTGTGTCTCATTTTCAGCATATTACAATGATTCGGTTATACCTTGCAAAACATGTGCCTGTGGATGCCCCAGTAACACTGCAAGAACATGTAGTACTACTGCACAGGCTATGTTCCTTCCACCAGAGGCACTTCTTGTTCCTTTCGATAACCGAACTGCAAAAGCTGTTGCTTGGGCTGATCTGAAGCATCTACCGGTTCCGAAACCAATGCCATGTAGTGACAACTGTGGTGTAAGCATCAACTGGCATGTATACACAGACTACACTAAAGGGTGGAGTGCAAGAGTCACTCTTTTTAACTGGGGTGACACTAATTTCGCAGATTGGTTTGCTGCAGTGCAAATGGATAAAGCAGCTGCAGGTTTTGAGAAAATGTATTCATTCAATGCAACCACCCTAGACGGTGTAAACAATAATACCATATTGATGCAAGGTTTGCCAGGACTGAACTACCTTGTCGCGGAAGCAGATGGTGCCAACCCTCTTAACGATCCTAGGGTGCCTGGTAAACAACAATCAGTAATCTCATTCACCAAGAAAACTACACCGGGAATTGATGTTGCTCATAGAGATGGGTTTCCCACTAAAGTGTTCTTCAATGGCGAGGAATGTTCACTTCCTTCGGTGTATCCAACGAGTAGTGGATTCAGGGAGGTCTTGTCCTGGAAAAGTTCTATCGTTCTGTCTCTGTTGCTGGTTATCTTGATGCGGTAA